A genomic window from Aquabacterium sp. OR-4 includes:
- a CDS encoding putative O-glycosylation ligase, exosortase A system-associated: MRDLIVAAIVFGSLPFVLRRPYWGVLLLAWLGYMNPHRLCYGFMLSFPVVMIVALATMISLLMTKDPKKIVWSRETIMLALFIVWMGITTLMAEYPKLAGAQYEKVIKIHILTFITLMVLNTRERIHGFVWILVLSLGFYGIKGGIFTIANGGAYRVNGPSTTFIAGNNELALALVMTIPLIRYLQLQETRKWFKLGLLVGMVLTPIAAIGSQSRGALLALSVVGLAFWLKSRNKMAMAVLVSVLVAVIVSLMPESWYKRMDTINTYDQDESALGRINAWGCAWNVAKDRIFGGGFELWQPGMFAQYGPDPLNVRDVHSIYFEVMGEQGFIGLAMFLSLLGMAWFKCQTVIRLSRKNPELSWARDLAAMIQVSIIGYMVGGAFLGMAYFDYPYHLIVLVVMTHHLLTKAQGQVPGRPGLPEPRHQPAKAALSPAHP; the protein is encoded by the coding sequence ATGCGTGACCTGATCGTCGCGGCCATCGTCTTCGGCTCGCTGCCCTTCGTGCTGCGCCGGCCCTACTGGGGCGTGCTGCTGCTGGCCTGGCTGGGCTACATGAACCCGCACCGCCTGTGCTACGGCTTCATGCTGAGTTTTCCGGTGGTGATGATCGTGGCCCTGGCCACGATGATCAGCCTGCTGATGACCAAGGACCCGAAGAAGATCGTCTGGTCGCGCGAGACCATCATGCTGGCGCTGTTCATCGTCTGGATGGGCATCACCACGCTGATGGCCGAGTACCCCAAGCTCGCCGGCGCGCAGTACGAGAAGGTCATCAAGATCCACATCCTGACCTTCATCACCCTGATGGTGCTGAACACGCGCGAGCGCATCCACGGCTTTGTCTGGATCCTGGTGCTGTCGCTGGGCTTCTACGGCATCAAGGGCGGCATCTTCACCATCGCCAACGGTGGTGCCTACCGGGTCAATGGCCCGTCCACCACCTTCATTGCCGGCAACAACGAGCTGGCGCTGGCCCTGGTGATGACCATCCCGCTGATCCGCTACCTGCAGCTGCAGGAAACGCGCAAGTGGTTCAAGCTGGGGCTGCTGGTGGGCATGGTGCTCACACCCATCGCAGCCATCGGCAGCCAGTCGCGTGGGGCCCTGCTGGCGCTCTCGGTGGTGGGGCTGGCGTTCTGGCTGAAAAGCCGCAACAAGATGGCCATGGCGGTGCTGGTGTCGGTGCTGGTGGCGGTGATCGTGTCGCTGATGCCCGAGTCCTGGTACAAGCGCATGGACACGATCAACACCTACGACCAGGACGAATCCGCGCTCGGCCGCATCAATGCCTGGGGCTGTGCCTGGAACGTGGCCAAGGACCGCATCTTCGGCGGCGGCTTCGAGCTTTGGCAACCGGGCATGTTTGCCCAGTACGGCCCCGATCCGCTCAACGTGCGCGATGTGCACAGCATCTACTTCGAGGTGATGGGCGAGCAGGGCTTCATCGGCCTGGCGATGTTCCTGTCGCTGCTGGGCATGGCCTGGTTCAAGTGCCAGACGGTGATCCGGCTGTCGCGCAAGAACCCCGAGCTGTCCTGGGCGCGCGACCTGGCGGCGATGATCCAGGTGTCGATCATCGGCTACATGGTCGGTGGCGCGTTCCTGGGCATGGCCTACTTCGACTACCCGTACCACCTGATCGTGCTGGTGGTCATGACCCATCACCTGCTCACCAAGGCCCAGGGCCAGGTGCCGGGCCGGCCGGGGCTGCCCGAGCCACGGCATCAGCCGGCCAAGGCGGCCTTGTCGCCCGCGCACCCGTGA
- a CDS encoding phenylacetate--CoA ligase family protein, which translates to MTGLYTAITSGLVFPLHERLKRHTSVAVRRGLEQTQWWPAERLQTLQVERLRALLMDVGRQVPYYRDLFAERGFDPQALRSLTDLQQLPLLTKPLIRANTDRLKHAQAAGLARFNTGGSSGEPLIFFIGRERVSHDVAAKWRATRWWGVDIGDPEMVVWGSPIELGAQDRVRALRDQLLRTELLPAFEMSEAKLDGFVAAIRRRRPRMLFGYPSALSHIARHAQQRGQRMDDLGIRVAFVTSERLYDDQRATISSVFGCKVANGYGGRDAGFIAHECPEGGMHLTAEDIIVEIVDRDGRVLPPGEAGEVVVTHLATRDFPFVRYATGDVAVLGTQACACGRGLPCLERIEGRTTDFVMAADGTVMHGLALVYVLRDLPGVRQFKIIQESLLSTRVLAVVDDSVRPDFEAHVIGRFQQRLGASVVVQVERVQAIAPEKSGKFRYVISQVAGRPVPETGRHA; encoded by the coding sequence ATGACCGGGCTGTACACCGCGATCACCTCGGGCCTTGTGTTCCCACTGCACGAGCGCCTGAAGCGCCACACCAGCGTGGCCGTGCGCCGCGGCCTGGAGCAAACCCAGTGGTGGCCGGCCGAGCGCCTGCAGACCCTGCAGGTGGAGCGCCTGCGCGCGCTGCTGATGGATGTGGGCCGCCAGGTTCCCTACTACCGCGATCTGTTTGCCGAGCGGGGCTTCGATCCGCAGGCGCTGCGCAGCCTGACCGACCTGCAGCAGCTGCCGCTGCTGACCAAGCCGCTGATCCGCGCCAACACGGATCGGCTGAAGCATGCCCAGGCCGCCGGCCTGGCGCGCTTCAACACCGGCGGCAGCTCGGGCGAGCCGCTGATCTTCTTCATCGGCCGCGAGCGTGTCAGCCACGATGTGGCGGCCAAGTGGCGTGCCACGCGCTGGTGGGGCGTGGACATCGGCGACCCCGAGATGGTGGTCTGGGGATCGCCCATCGAGCTGGGCGCGCAAGACCGCGTGCGTGCGCTGCGCGACCAGCTGCTGCGCACCGAGCTGCTGCCGGCCTTCGAGATGAGCGAGGCCAAGCTCGACGGCTTTGTCGCCGCCATCCGCCGGCGCCGGCCGCGCATGCTGTTCGGCTACCCGTCGGCGCTGAGCCACATCGCCCGCCACGCCCAGCAGCGCGGCCAGCGCATGGACGACCTGGGCATCCGCGTGGCCTTCGTCACCAGCGAGCGGCTGTACGACGACCAGCGCGCCACCATCTCCAGCGTGTTCGGCTGCAAGGTGGCCAATGGTTATGGCGGCCGCGACGCCGGCTTCATTGCGCATGAGTGCCCCGAAGGCGGCATGCACCTGACGGCCGAGGACATCATCGTCGAGATCGTCGACCGCGACGGTCGCGTCTTGCCGCCGGGTGAGGCGGGCGAGGTGGTGGTCACCCACCTGGCCACGCGCGACTTCCCCTTTGTGCGCTACGCCACCGGCGACGTGGCCGTGCTGGGCACCCAAGCCTGCGCCTGCGGCCGTGGCCTGCCCTGCCTGGAGCGCATCGAGGGCCGCACCACCGATTTCGTGATGGCCGCCGATGGCACCGTGATGCACGGCCTGGCGCTGGTGTATGTGTTGCGCGACCTGCCGGGCGTGCGCCAGTTCAAGATCATCCAGGAAAGCCTGCTGAGCACCCGCGTGCTGGCGGTGGTGGACGACAGCGTGCGGCCCGACTTCGAGGCCCATGTCATCGGCCGCTTCCAGCAGCGCCTGGGCGCCAGTGTGGTGGTGCAGGTCGAGCGCGTGCAGGCCATCGCGCCCGAGAAGTCGGGCAAGTTCCGCTATGTGATCAGCCAGGTGGCCGGCCGCCCGGTGCCCGAGACCGGCCGCCATGCGTGA
- a CDS encoding glycosyltransferase: MATKPPHIVVLSSLFPSAVQPGAGLFIRERLFRVGQRLPLSVVAPTPWFPLQGLLRRWKPGFRPGAPAHEQQSGHAVWFPRFLSVPGVLKQLDGLAMALAAWPRLRALRRAGQLDLIDAHFAYPDGYAATLLGRWLGVPVTITMRGSESRLARDPVLAPRLAQALHRATRVFAVSDSLRQVAIGLGLPPDKVQVVGNGVDLARFRPEPRAEARRALGLAADAPVLISVGGLVERKGFHRVIELLPALLQRHPGLRYLVVGGPSPEGDMGEALRAQVAQAGLDEVVRFLGPLPPDALRGPLSAADVFVLSTRNEGWANVFLEAMACGLPVVTTAVGGNAEVVCRPELGTVVPFGDAAQLQAAVDGALRHDWNRAAIRAYAEDNTWDRRVDTLVGVYQSLHRQSGGDSTAPLSAPTH, encoded by the coding sequence ATGGCCACCAAGCCCCCGCACATCGTCGTGCTGAGCAGCCTGTTTCCGAGCGCGGTGCAGCCGGGCGCGGGCCTGTTCATCCGCGAGCGCCTGTTCCGGGTCGGGCAGCGCCTGCCGCTCAGCGTGGTGGCGCCAACGCCGTGGTTTCCGCTGCAGGGTCTGCTGCGGCGCTGGAAGCCGGGCTTTCGGCCCGGGGCGCCGGCGCACGAGCAGCAGTCGGGGCACGCGGTGTGGTTTCCGCGGTTTCTGTCGGTGCCCGGCGTGCTCAAGCAGCTGGATGGCCTGGCCATGGCACTGGCCGCCTGGCCGCGGCTGCGCGCGCTGCGCCGCGCCGGCCAGCTCGACCTGATCGACGCCCACTTTGCCTACCCTGACGGTTACGCGGCCACGCTGCTGGGCCGCTGGCTGGGCGTGCCGGTCACCATCACGATGCGCGGCAGCGAGTCGCGCCTGGCGCGCGACCCGGTGCTGGCACCGCGTCTGGCGCAGGCGCTGCACCGCGCCACACGGGTGTTTGCGGTGTCGGATTCGCTGCGCCAGGTGGCCATCGGCCTGGGGCTGCCGCCCGACAAGGTGCAGGTGGTGGGCAATGGCGTCGATCTGGCGCGCTTTCGCCCCGAGCCCCGCGCCGAGGCGCGGCGCGCACTGGGCCTGGCGGCCGATGCGCCGGTGTTGATCAGCGTGGGCGGCCTGGTCGAGCGCAAGGGCTTCCATCGCGTCATCGAGCTGCTGCCGGCGCTGCTGCAGCGCCACCCCGGCCTGCGCTACCTGGTGGTGGGCGGGCCCAGCCCCGAGGGCGACATGGGCGAGGCGCTGCGGGCCCAGGTGGCCCAGGCCGGGCTGGACGAGGTGGTGCGCTTTCTCGGCCCGCTGCCGCCCGATGCCTTGCGCGGCCCGCTGTCGGCCGCCGATGTGTTCGTGCTGTCCACCCGCAACGAGGGCTGGGCCAATGTGTTTCTCGAAGCCATGGCCTGCGGCCTGCCGGTGGTGACCACCGCGGTGGGCGGCAATGCCGAGGTGGTGTGCCGGCCCGAGCTGGGCACCGTGGTGCCCTTCGGCGATGCCGCGCAGCTGCAGGCGGCGGTGGACGGTGCATTGCGTCACGACTGGAACCGCGCCGCGATCCGTGCCTATGCCGAAGACAACACCTGGGACCGGCGCGTCGACACCCTGGTGGGCGTGTACCAGTCGCTGCACCGCCAGAGCGGCGGCGATTCCACCGCGCCCTTGTCGGCGCCCACGCACTGA
- a CDS encoding TIGR04063 family PEP-CTERM/XrtA system glycosyltransferase has product MTLRVLHVLDHSIPLHSGYTFRTAALLREQRRLGWNTFHLTSPKHAAAAGADAPQDEQTVDGLHFYRTPPSRSVLARWPVLDQWALMQATEQRLLQVAQQLRPQLLHAHSPVLNALPAINVGRRLGIPVVYEVRAFWEDAAVDHGSTTEGSLRYRLTRALETRALQRADHVFTICEGLRRDIVARGIAADKVTVIANAVDIDAFDVGGQPDLALKAELGLADATVLGFIGSFYAYEGLDLLLDALPALLQRRPEVRVLLVGGGPQDAALKAQAQRLGVADKVVFTGRVPHAQVQRYYDLVDVLAYPRHSMRLTELVTPLKPLEAMAQGRLLVASDVGGHQELIRHGETGLLFKAGSASALTDAIDQLLQQRERWPQLRAAGRAFVEQERNWTASARHYAPVFQRLAGAAQPQPA; this is encoded by the coding sequence GTGACTCTTCGCGTGCTGCATGTGCTGGATCACTCGATTCCGCTGCACAGCGGCTACACCTTCCGCACCGCCGCGCTGCTGCGCGAACAGCGCCGCCTGGGCTGGAACACCTTCCACCTCACCAGCCCCAAGCACGCCGCCGCGGCTGGTGCCGATGCGCCGCAGGACGAGCAGACCGTGGACGGCCTGCACTTCTACCGCACGCCGCCCTCGCGCTCGGTGCTGGCGCGCTGGCCGGTGCTCGACCAATGGGCGCTGATGCAGGCCACCGAACAGCGCCTGCTGCAGGTGGCGCAGCAGCTGCGGCCGCAGCTGCTGCACGCACATTCGCCGGTGCTCAATGCGCTGCCGGCCATCAACGTGGGCCGGCGCCTGGGCATCCCGGTGGTCTACGAGGTGCGTGCCTTCTGGGAGGACGCCGCGGTGGACCACGGCAGCACCACCGAAGGCAGCCTGCGCTACCGGCTCACCCGCGCGCTCGAGACCCGCGCGCTGCAGCGTGCCGACCATGTGTTCACCATTTGCGAAGGCCTGCGCCGCGACATCGTGGCGCGCGGCATCGCTGCCGACAAGGTGACGGTGATCGCCAACGCGGTCGACATCGATGCCTTCGATGTCGGCGGCCAGCCCGATCTGGCGCTGAAGGCCGAGCTGGGCCTGGCCGATGCCACGGTGCTGGGCTTCATCGGCAGCTTCTACGCCTACGAAGGCCTCGATCTGCTGCTCGACGCCTTGCCGGCGCTGCTGCAGCGCCGCCCCGAGGTGCGCGTGCTGCTGGTGGGCGGTGGCCCGCAGGATGCCGCGCTGAAGGCCCAGGCCCAGCGCCTGGGCGTGGCCGACAAGGTGGTCTTCACCGGTCGTGTGCCGCACGCCCAGGTGCAGCGCTACTACGACCTGGTGGACGTGCTGGCCTACCCGCGCCACAGCATGCGCCTGACCGAACTGGTGACGCCGCTCAAGCCGCTGGAGGCCATGGCCCAGGGTCGGCTGCTGGTGGCCAGCGATGTGGGCGGGCACCAGGAGCTGATCCGCCACGGCGAGACCGGCCTGCTGTTCAAGGCTGGCAGCGCGAGCGCGCTGACCGATGCCATCGACCAGCTGCTGCAGCAGCGCGAGCGCTGGCCGCAGCTGCGCGCGGCGGGCCGTGCCTTCGTCGAGCAGGAGCGCAACTGGACGGCCTCGGCCCGCCATTACGCGCCAGTGTTCCAGCGCCTGGCGGGCGCGGCCCAGCCGCAACCAGCCTGA
- a CDS encoding XrtA/PEP-CTERM system amidotransferase, giving the protein MCGITGLVDTRGTRPVDRAVLQRMNDSQHHRGPDEGSLHIEPGVGFGHRRLSIIDVATGQQPLFNEDGSVVIVFNGEVYNYQSLIPELQALGHVFHTKSDTEVIVHAWEQWGEDCVLRLRGMFAFVLWDRNRQTLFMARDRMGVKPLYYALLDDGTLLFGSELKSLMAYRGPNGSGLQRDIDPRAVEEYFALGYVAEPRTVFRQALKLPPAHCLSIRRGQPVGQPRAYWDVRFTLDRQIGVDEACAELRQRLQESVRLRMIAEVPLGAFLSGGVDSSAVVATMAGLSEGPVNTCSIAFDDPKFNESEFAAMVANRYGTNHRVETVLSDDFDLIDTLARLYDEPYADSSAIPTYRVCQLARKHVTVALSGDGGDETFGGYRRYRLHLMEERMRAALPAGLRQPLFGFLGKVYPKADWAPRMFRAKTTFEGMARNAVQAYFHSVSILRGPMREQLFSAALKRELAGYQAHSVFDEHAARAGTDDPLALIQYLDLKTYLVGDINTKVDRASMAHSLEVREPLMDHELIEWLATLPSDLKIRGQEGKFLLKKAMEPALPNDVLYRPKMGFSVPLARWFRGPLRQRVRDAVLGERLAETGWFNPQYLKHLVEAHQAGTSDYSAPLWTLLMFEAFLRNVVDDGGAGAPAPRVPTGAGVPA; this is encoded by the coding sequence ATGTGCGGCATCACCGGACTCGTCGACACCCGTGGCACCCGGCCGGTAGACCGCGCCGTGCTGCAGCGCATGAACGACTCGCAGCACCACCGCGGCCCTGACGAAGGCAGCCTGCACATCGAGCCGGGCGTGGGCTTCGGCCACCGGCGGCTGTCGATCATCGACGTGGCCACCGGCCAGCAGCCGCTGTTCAACGAGGACGGCTCGGTGGTCATCGTCTTCAACGGCGAGGTCTACAACTACCAGTCGCTGATCCCCGAGCTGCAGGCGCTGGGCCATGTGTTCCACACCAAGAGCGACACCGAGGTCATCGTCCACGCCTGGGAGCAGTGGGGCGAGGACTGCGTGCTGCGCCTGCGCGGCATGTTCGCCTTTGTGCTGTGGGACCGCAACCGCCAGACGCTGTTCATGGCGCGCGACCGCATGGGCGTCAAGCCGCTGTACTACGCGCTGCTGGACGACGGCACGCTGCTGTTCGGCTCGGAGCTGAAATCGCTGATGGCCTACCGCGGCCCCAATGGCAGCGGCCTCCAGCGCGACATCGACCCGCGCGCGGTGGAGGAGTATTTCGCGCTCGGCTACGTGGCCGAGCCGCGCACCGTGTTCCGCCAGGCGCTCAAGCTGCCGCCGGCGCATTGCCTGAGCATCCGCCGCGGCCAGCCGGTGGGCCAGCCGCGCGCCTACTGGGACGTGCGCTTCACGCTCGACCGCCAGATCGGCGTGGACGAAGCCTGCGCCGAGCTGCGCCAGCGCCTGCAGGAATCGGTGCGCCTGCGCATGATTGCCGAGGTGCCGCTGGGGGCGTTCCTGTCGGGCGGCGTCGATTCGAGCGCCGTGGTGGCCACGATGGCCGGCCTGAGCGAAGGCCCGGTCAACACCTGCTCGATCGCCTTCGACGACCCCAAGTTCAACGAGAGCGAGTTTGCGGCCATGGTGGCCAATCGCTACGGCACCAACCACCGCGTGGAGACGGTGCTGTCCGACGACTTCGACCTGATCGACACGCTGGCGCGCCTGTACGACGAGCCCTATGCCGACAGCTCGGCCATCCCCACCTACCGCGTGTGCCAGCTGGCGCGCAAGCATGTCACGGTGGCGCTCTCGGGCGACGGCGGCGACGAGACCTTCGGTGGCTACCGCCGCTACCGCCTGCACCTGATGGAAGAGCGCATGCGCGCGGCCCTGCCGGCCGGGCTGCGCCAGCCGCTGTTCGGTTTTCTGGGCAAGGTGTATCCCAAGGCCGACTGGGCGCCGCGCATGTTCCGCGCCAAGACCACCTTCGAGGGCATGGCGCGCAATGCGGTGCAGGCCTACTTCCACTCGGTGTCCATCCTGCGCGGGCCGATGCGCGAGCAGTTGTTCAGCGCCGCGCTCAAGCGTGAGCTGGCCGGCTACCAGGCGCATTCGGTGTTCGACGAGCATGCCGCCCGTGCCGGCACCGACGACCCGCTGGCGCTGATCCAGTACCTCGACCTGAAAACCTACCTGGTGGGCGACATCAACACCAAGGTCGACCGCGCCAGCATGGCCCACAGCCTGGAGGTGCGCGAACCGCTGATGGACCACGAGCTGATTGAGTGGCTGGCCACCCTGCCCAGCGACCTGAAGATCCGCGGCCAGGAAGGCAAGTTCCTGCTCAAGAAGGCGATGGAGCCGGCCCTGCCCAACGATGTGCTCTACCGCCCGAAGATGGGCTTCTCGGTGCCGCTGGCGCGCTGGTTCCGCGGCCCGCTGCGCCAGCGCGTGCGCGACGCCGTGCTGGGCGAGCGCCTGGCCGAGACCGGCTGGTTCAACCCGCAGTACCTGAAGCACCTGGTCGAGGCCCACCAGGCCGGCACCAGCGACTACAGCGCGCCGCTGTGGACACTGCTGATGTTCGAGGCTTTTTTGCGCAACGTGGTCGATGACGGCGGCGCCGGCGCACCTGCGCCGCGCGTGCCCACCGGGGCGGGGGTGCCGGCATGA
- a CDS encoding TIGR03088 family PEP-CTERM/XrtA system glycosyltransferase: protein MQSSRPPLVMHVVYRFDTGGLENGVVNLINHMPASAYRHAVVALTEVADGFARRVRRSDVHYASLHKPPGHGARLYPRLAALMRELQPAVVHTRNLAALECQVPAAWTGVPVRVHGEHGRDVEDLDGRSRKHQWMRRLYRPFVHQYVALSQDLAGYLQHRVGVPAARLSQIYNGVDTQRFSPAPDGRAPIAGSPFNAPGLYLLGTVGRMQTVKAQTDLARAFIRALQLQPALRERLRLVMVGSGPLRDEALALLAEAGVADLAWLPGERADVPDVMRGLDCFVLPSLAEGISNTILEAMACGLPVVATAVGGNAELVQSGVTGTVVPAADVQAMAEALLALADDPARSAGYGRAGRARVEREFSLQAMVGAYQALYDRLLAQRQPNAKRN from the coding sequence GTGCAGTCCTCGCGGCCGCCCTTGGTGATGCACGTGGTCTACCGCTTCGACACCGGCGGCCTCGAGAACGGCGTCGTCAACCTGATCAACCACATGCCGGCCAGCGCCTACCGCCATGCGGTGGTGGCGCTCACCGAGGTGGCCGATGGTTTTGCGCGCCGCGTGCGGCGCAGCGATGTGCACTACGCGTCGCTGCACAAGCCGCCCGGCCATGGCGCCAGGCTGTACCCGCGCCTGGCCGCGCTGATGCGCGAGCTGCAGCCGGCGGTGGTGCACACCCGCAACCTGGCGGCGCTGGAATGCCAGGTGCCCGCGGCCTGGACCGGCGTGCCCGTGCGCGTGCATGGCGAGCACGGCCGCGACGTGGAAGACCTCGATGGCCGCAGCCGCAAGCACCAGTGGATGCGTCGGCTCTACCGCCCCTTCGTGCACCAGTACGTGGCCTTGTCGCAAGACCTGGCCGGCTACCTGCAGCACCGGGTGGGCGTGCCGGCGGCGCGCCTGAGCCAGATCTACAACGGCGTGGACACCCAGCGCTTCAGCCCGGCGCCGGATGGCCGCGCGCCGATTGCCGGCAGCCCGTTCAACGCGCCCGGCCTGTACCTGCTGGGCACCGTGGGCCGCATGCAGACCGTGAAGGCGCAGACCGACCTGGCCCGCGCCTTCATCCGTGCCTTGCAGCTTCAGCCGGCGCTGCGCGAGCGCCTGCGCCTGGTGATGGTGGGCAGCGGGCCGCTGCGCGACGAGGCGCTGGCCCTGCTGGCCGAGGCCGGCGTGGCCGATCTGGCCTGGCTGCCGGGCGAGCGTGCCGACGTGCCGGATGTCATGCGCGGCCTCGATTGCTTCGTGCTGCCGTCGCTGGCCGAGGGCATCTCGAATACCATCCTCGAGGCCATGGCCTGCGGCCTGCCGGTGGTGGCCACCGCGGTGGGCGGCAATGCCGAGCTGGTGCAGTCCGGCGTCACCGGCACCGTGGTGCCGGCCGCCGATGTGCAGGCCATGGCCGAGGCTTTGCTGGCGCTGGCCGACGACCCCGCCCGATCAGCCGGCTACGGCCGTGCCGGGCGGGCGCGGGTCGAGCGCGAGTTCAGCCTGCAGGCCATGGTGGGCGCCTACCAGGCGCTGTACGACCGCCTGCTGGCGCAGCGGCAACCCAACGCAAAGCGGAACTGA
- a CDS encoding nucleotide sugar dehydrogenase, which produces MTTTLAVIGLGYVGLPLVVEFGKQMRTIGFDIHEGKVAACQSGTDPSRELTDAQMAEAKHAVYTSDGAMLAEADIIIVAVPTPVDEAHIPDFKPLIGASNSAGKNLKKGAIVVYESTVYPGATEEVCIPVLEKASGLKWKQDFFVGYSPERINPGDREHTLTKILKIVSGDTPATLDQVAKLYECIVVPGVHRASSIKAAEAAKVIENTQRDLNIALMNELAIIFDKIGLDTTEVLEAAGTKWNFLKFKPGLVGGHCIGVDPYYLTHKADMLGYHPQVILAGRRINDGMGKFVAEQTIKNMIASGSYIKGARVNVLGLTFKENCGDLRNSKVIDIIRELESYGVDVFVADPQAEAEEAMHEYGVRLTPYDELPRADAIVAAVSHTEFASLSADDIGKKLVKGGAFIDVKAAFKPEMITGAGFRLWRL; this is translated from the coding sequence ATGACGACGACGTTGGCCGTGATCGGCTTGGGTTATGTGGGGCTGCCGCTGGTGGTGGAGTTTGGCAAGCAGATGCGCACCATCGGCTTCGACATCCACGAAGGCAAGGTGGCGGCCTGCCAGAGCGGCACCGATCCCTCGCGCGAACTCACCGATGCGCAGATGGCCGAGGCCAAGCACGCCGTCTACACCAGCGATGGCGCCATGCTGGCCGAGGCCGACATCATCATCGTGGCCGTGCCCACGCCGGTGGACGAGGCCCACATCCCCGACTTCAAGCCGCTGATCGGCGCCAGCAACAGTGCCGGCAAGAACCTGAAGAAGGGCGCCATCGTCGTCTACGAGAGCACCGTGTACCCCGGCGCCACCGAAGAGGTGTGCATCCCGGTGCTCGAGAAGGCCTCGGGCCTGAAGTGGAAGCAGGATTTCTTCGTGGGCTACAGCCCCGAGCGCATCAACCCGGGCGACCGCGAGCACACGCTCACCAAGATCCTGAAGATCGTCTCGGGTGACACGCCCGCCACGCTGGACCAGGTGGCCAAGCTCTACGAGTGCATCGTCGTGCCCGGTGTGCACCGCGCCAGCAGCATCAAGGCCGCCGAGGCCGCCAAGGTGATCGAGAACACCCAGCGCGACCTGAACATCGCGCTGATGAACGAGCTGGCGATCATCTTCGACAAGATCGGCCTCGACACCACCGAGGTGCTGGAAGCCGCCGGCACCAAGTGGAACTTCCTGAAGTTCAAGCCGGGCCTGGTGGGCGGCCACTGCATCGGCGTCGACCCGTACTACCTGACCCACAAGGCCGACATGCTGGGCTACCACCCGCAGGTCATCCTGGCCGGCCGGCGCATCAACGACGGCATGGGCAAGTTCGTGGCCGAGCAGACGATCAAGAACATGATCGCCAGCGGCAGCTACATCAAGGGCGCGCGGGTCAACGTGCTGGGCCTGACCTTCAAGGAGAACTGCGGTGATCTGCGCAACAGCAAGGTCATCGACATCATCCGCGAGCTCGAGAGCTATGGCGTGGACGTGTTCGTGGCCGACCCGCAGGCCGAGGCCGAAGAAGCCATGCACGAGTACGGCGTGCGCCTGACGCCCTACGACGAGCTGCCGCGTGCCGATGCCATCGTGGCCGCGGTGTCGCACACCGAGTTCGCCAGCCTGTCGGCCGACGACATCGGCAAGAAGCTGGTCAAGGGCGGGGCCTTCATCGACGTCAAGGCGGCGTTCAAGCCCGAGATGATCACCGGCGCGGGCTTCCGCCTCTGGCGTCTGTGA